A genomic stretch from Setaria italica strain Yugu1 chromosome VII, Setaria_italica_v2.0, whole genome shotgun sequence includes:
- the LOC105914840 gene encoding programmed cell death protein 2-like, which produces MVEEVHLGLPGPWAADYREKADHYTTKIGGVPDWPTGDTGIKPEMLQCSLCGAKLCLVAQVYAPVVKLNIEERTIYVLACPTPECGPKPQSWKVLRVQKCRSVEQTEGDGDELGQATGPSSTSIPEEQIDKNTSLDINDDDFDLDALAEALEQAAALASNSKKKNKPKRANAPIKRPVLKEKASDLSIPVLPCFYIYYDKEQYQGKGAVGSSSNELVLDKEIIDATNDEEEKWEGEKYEYDKAIGADRTFLKFKKRLDAYPEQCFRYSYGGKLLSAATKLQDAGTCRLCGSSRQYELQLMSPLSYFLHQAGDGSSNYAPSSWTWLTLIIYTCSKSCCPSSCGGKPCSCCWGVAEEDIVIQEDEAVKNLIC; this is translated from the exons ATGGTGGAGGAGGTGCATCTAGGTCTTCCAGGTCCCTGGGCGGCGGACTACCGGGAGAAGGCCGACCACTACACCACTAAGATCGGTGGAGTGCCC GATTGGCCAACTGGTGATACGGGCATTAAGCCTGAAATGCTTCAGTGCAGCTTATGTGGAGCCAAGCTTTGTCTTGTTGCTCAG GTATATGCCCCTGTGGTGAAGCTAAACATTGAGGAGAGGACAATATATGTGCTTGCTTGTCCGACACCAGAATGTGGGCCTAAGCCTCAGAG TTGGAAGGTCCTAAGAGTTCAAAAATGCCGTAGTGTTGAGCAAACAGAAGGTGATGGTGATGAATTAGGTCAAGCGACTGGACCTTCTTCTACAAGTATTCCAGAAGAACAGATTGATAAAAATACGAGTCTTGATATCAACGACGATGATTTCGATCTAGATGCCTTAGCCGAAGCGCTTGAGCAAGCTGCGGCATTGGCATCTAactcaaagaagaaaaataaaccaAAGCGTGCTAATGCCCCTATAAAACGTCCTGTATTAAAGGAGAAAGCAAGTGATCTGAGCATACCAG TTCTTCCTTGTTTTTACATATACTATGATAAGGAACAATACCAGGGCAAAGGTGCTGTGGGTTCAAGTAGCAACGAATTGGTTCTAGACAAAGAAATAATAGACGCAAcaaatgatgaagaagaaaaatgggaaggAGAAAAATATGAGTATGATAAAGCTATTGGTGCTGACAGAACTTTCTTAAAATTCAAGAAGCGGTTGGATGCCTATCCTGAGCAATGCTTTAG GTATTCTTATGGTGGCAAGCTACTGTCAGCggcaacaaaattacaagatGCTGGCACTTGTAGGCTTTGTGGCTCATCACGGCAGTATGAATTGCAATTGATGTCTCCATTATCATACTTTCTCCATCAGGCTGGTGACGGTTCCTCAAATTATGCACCCAGCAGCTGGACTTGGCTGACTCTTATCATATACACTTGCTCAAAG